The genomic region GCGCCTTACCTATATCATGTAATAAAGCAGCCCATCGCAACCATAAATTGTCTGTATTGCGAGAGATGTTATCGACTACTTCTAGTGTGTGGTAAAAGTTATCTTTATGCTTTTGACCTTCTACCTCTTCAATACCTTTAAGGGCTGTAAGTTCTGGTAAAAAGTAGGGCAAGAGGCCTGTCTTTTCTAATAAAATAAAGCCATGTGATGGTTCATCACACATCATAATTTTATTTAATTCTGTGATGATGCGTTCATTAGTGATAATTTTAATGCGGCTTGCATTATTCTTTATACTATGAAATGAATCATCGTTAATCCTAAAGTTTAATTGAGCAGCAAATCTAATGGCTCGCATCATGCGCAATGGGTCATCACTATAGGTGACGTCTGGTTCTAATGGAGTTTTAATAATCTTTTTTTCAAGATCTACCATACCGTTAAAAGGGTCTATTAATTCCCCATAGTTATCTGGGTTTAATGAGAACGCCATAGCGTTAATGGTAAAGTCTCTACGGTTTTGATCATCTTCTAGAGTGCCATCTTCTACAATCGGATTGCGACTATCTCTAGTGTAGCTTTCTTTGCGAGCACCTACAAATTCAAGTTCAAAATCATCGGTCTTTACCATGGCGGTACCGTAGGTTTTAAAAACAGATACCTTAGTGCTTTGCGGTAACAATTCTGCTACTTTTTGAGCTAGTTCAATACCGCTGCCTAC from Nonlabens arenilitoris harbors:
- a CDS encoding CCA tRNA nucleotidyltransferase; the encoded protein is MEQLQFKDAISHPVFKTISEAAAAIEVDAYVIGGFVRDYFLKRGAKQDIDIVAVGSGIELAQKVAELLPQSTKVSVFKTYGTAMVKTDDFELEFVGARKESYTRDSRNPIVEDGTLEDDQNRRDFTINAMAFSLNPDNYGELIDPFNGMVDLEKKIIKTPLEPDVTYSDDPLRMMRAIRFAAQLNFRINDDSFHSIKNNASRIKIITNERIITELNKIMMCDEPSHGFILLEKTGLLPYFLPELTALKGIEEVEGQKHKDNFYHTLEVVDNISRNTDNLWLRWAALLHDIGKAPTKRFSKKVGWTFHGHEFKGAKMVYHLFKRLKMPLNDKMKFVQLMVRMSSRPIAVIDESATDSAVRRLVHDAGDHIEDLMTLCEADITTKNPYRFKKYHNNFQKVRDKIIEVEERDHVRNFQPPVSGEEIMKAFNLQPCREIGMIKSAIKNSILDGDIPNEHDAAYAFMIEKGIKLGLKQVEEL